A genome region from Maridesulfovibrio salexigens DSM 2638 includes the following:
- a CDS encoding Hpt domain-containing protein, which translates to MSEDDSLIEEFFSEVNDKYYPQVLEGIDLLDEQRIEEGIEVLSRPLHTIKGVTGFMSGFEPASVFTHKVEDYLKKMQAGEVEHDLMQIALAIESVNTIFMLIEQLRESGSFDKALTDDIESRLSGESQKTGVTDESGINPLEMEQLPDAQIFTLKVNRLYSSEQLKMVEKSLQSINDGQKVLFDFGITMSVGSAFFELIASYSENCDIGITGMNSHCTSTFYSWGFQRYLTEFDSRESFLNNTGV; encoded by the coding sequence ATGAGTGAAGACGATTCTCTTATTGAAGAATTCTTTTCCGAAGTAAATGACAAGTACTACCCGCAGGTACTTGAAGGAATCGACCTCCTCGATGAACAACGCATTGAGGAAGGCATTGAGGTGCTCTCACGCCCGCTGCACACCATTAAGGGGGTGACCGGGTTCATGTCCGGTTTTGAGCCGGCCTCAGTTTTTACCCACAAGGTTGAAGATTACCTGAAAAAAATGCAGGCAGGAGAGGTTGAGCATGATCTCATGCAGATTGCTCTTGCCATTGAATCAGTAAATACAATTTTCATGCTTATCGAACAGCTGCGGGAATCAGGCAGCTTCGACAAAGCCTTGACTGATGACATTGAATCAAGGCTTTCGGGAGAAAGTCAGAAAACCGGAGTAACAGACGAATCCGGCATCAATCCGCTTGAGATGGAGCAACTTCCCGATGCGCAGATATTCACCCTAAAAGTCAATAGATTATACAGTTCAGAACAATTGAAAATGGTGGAGAAAAGTCTACAATCAATAAATGATGGACAGAAAGTCCTTTTTGATTTTGGCATCACCATGTCTGTAGGTTCTGCATTTTTCGAGTTGATCGCCTCGTATTCAGAGAATTGCGACATAGGCATTACAGGCATGAACAGTCATTGTACAAGTACCTTTTATTCTTGGGGCTTCCAGCGCTACCTGACGGAATTTGACAGCAGGGAAAGCTTTCTGAATAACACTGGAGTTTGA
- a CDS encoding chemotaxis protein CheA has product MKDSISSCISQLQESIISLEHGSGDINDVLKALGLDNAQMRSAQIIALMDMLSDGITPITPDLITSLLDIAEAQKKFFYCIGGLLDQGGAPVESRKEAEPVCDPESREKLASAPDKYEQEMMAEMLAMTGETPPEDEGWEKVEAQQEDSPVETDETQEQATELSEKIETEPAAAAKQISDEEESTKVQPAPAKKKDAQAISSIRVSTQQLDSLIELVGKLMVTYAVIAQTKTDNISKIASSLSELDKVIRNLQSEVDEIRLVPLKQIFMPMHRLVKSTSQKLDKRIKFTINGEELALDKTIVECLNEPLVHLLRNALDHGIESTEDRQMCGKDEVGNVSLSAFRKGEFAYIEIADDGKGLDADILLSKALERGLADPEKEYAKEEIYEFILQSGFSTASAVTDISGRGVGMDAVVTAIQNTLDGKVSISSELGKGSTFTIAIPLSRSVNEGIVDALVTTVGPETFIFPSREVLEVYEPVEKEFTDLPDGRETVSVRGKVHPLIRMYKVFDLPAPSEEVIPKVILVKMGDTVAAIMVDEVLRQQKAVVTGFTLPVNSIYKLPILGFGMMGEHDALVVDTETLIASYMEADS; this is encoded by the coding sequence ATGAAGGACAGTATTTCCAGTTGCATAAGCCAGCTTCAAGAATCAATTATCAGCCTTGAGCACGGTTCCGGTGATATCAATGATGTGCTGAAAGCATTAGGGCTTGATAATGCCCAGATGCGATCAGCCCAGATAATCGCCCTTATGGATATGCTGAGTGACGGCATAACTCCCATCACGCCGGATCTGATCACCTCCCTGCTTGATATCGCTGAAGCCCAGAAAAAGTTTTTCTATTGCATCGGGGGGCTGCTTGATCAAGGCGGTGCCCCGGTTGAATCAAGAAAAGAAGCTGAACCTGTATGTGATCCTGAGTCCCGGGAAAAACTTGCTAGCGCACCGGATAAATACGAACAGGAAATGATGGCCGAGATGCTGGCCATGACAGGAGAAACTCCCCCCGAAGATGAAGGCTGGGAGAAAGTTGAAGCACAGCAAGAAGATTCGCCTGTTGAAACAGATGAAACACAGGAGCAAGCAACAGAACTGTCTGAAAAGATTGAAACTGAACCTGCTGCAGCTGCAAAACAAATTTCAGACGAAGAGGAAAGCACCAAGGTCCAGCCTGCTCCTGCAAAAAAGAAAGATGCTCAGGCTATTTCATCCATCCGGGTTTCTACCCAGCAATTGGATTCTCTGATTGAATTGGTTGGAAAACTTATGGTCACCTATGCAGTTATCGCGCAGACAAAAACTGACAATATTTCTAAAATTGCATCCAGTCTTTCCGAACTGGATAAAGTCATCCGCAATCTGCAATCTGAAGTGGATGAAATCAGGCTAGTACCCCTGAAACAGATTTTCATGCCAATGCACAGGCTGGTAAAATCCACTTCTCAAAAGCTCGATAAACGCATCAAATTCACCATCAACGGCGAAGAACTGGCTCTGGATAAAACTATCGTGGAATGCCTCAATGAACCGCTGGTGCACTTGCTGCGCAATGCGCTTGACCACGGCATTGAATCCACTGAAGACCGCCAGATGTGCGGCAAGGATGAAGTGGGAAATGTAAGCCTTAGCGCTTTCCGCAAAGGCGAATTTGCATACATTGAGATTGCCGATGACGGAAAAGGACTTGATGCCGACATATTACTCAGCAAAGCACTTGAGCGAGGTCTTGCTGATCCTGAAAAGGAATATGCCAAGGAAGAAATTTACGAATTTATTCTCCAGTCCGGCTTTTCCACCGCCAGTGCAGTCACTGACATTTCCGGACGCGGGGTTGGAATGGATGCGGTAGTCACTGCTATCCAGAACACTCTTGACGGTAAGGTTTCCATCTCCAGTGAACTGGGCAAAGGATCCACCTTTACTATTGCTATCCCCCTAAGCCGATCAGTAAACGAAGGTATTGTGGATGCTCTTGTTACAACGGTAGGACCGGAAACATTTATCTTCCCCAGCCGGGAAGTTCTTGAGGTCTATGAACCTGTTGAAAAAGAATTCACCGACCTTCCTGACGGCCGTGAAACTGTTTCCGTACGAGGTAAAGTTCATCCCCTTATTCGCATGTACAAGGTTTTTGACCTCCCGGCACCATCTGAAGAAGTCATCCCTAAAGTCATCCTCGTCAAAATGGGGGATACTGTTGCCGCAATTATGGTTGATGAAGTCCTGCGCCAGCAGAAGGCTGTTGTTACCGGATTCACCCTTCCAGTGAACTCTATCTACAAACTTCCGATTCTCGGCTTCGGAATGATGGGTGAACATGATGCCCTTGTGGTTGATACGGAAACCCTGATTGCTTCCTACATGGAAGCTGATTCCTAA
- a CDS encoding substrate-binding periplasmic protein translates to MTHFIRILFYCIFLLCATTSFADQGILPQASVATDYWPPFRIKQQNDKLSGIDIDMMALIGKRMGVDFSITRIPWPRCLLYMKSGKKDFMTGIAKTSEREKYIVYSDTPYYSCRPAFYSLKNSGFIINEYEDLKKVDVGYTRNSAYFPRFDTDSSLKKIDKDSEKQLLDMLTAGRLDVIIGTDCQVDYELNLRNQQGIIVKQPYIPDYSIDLYIGASKKSRWNFRMRELNKVLRELKEEGAIKDIADKYLNKN, encoded by the coding sequence ATGACCCATTTCATAAGAATTTTATTTTATTGTATATTTCTTTTATGCGCGACAACGTCTTTCGCTGATCAAGGGATTTTACCACAGGCAAGTGTAGCCACTGACTATTGGCCGCCTTTCAGAATCAAACAGCAAAATGATAAGCTGAGCGGAATTGATATCGACATGATGGCCCTGATTGGAAAGCGGATGGGAGTAGATTTCAGCATTACCCGAATCCCATGGCCCCGTTGCCTCTTATATATGAAAAGCGGCAAAAAAGACTTCATGACCGGAATTGCAAAAACCAGCGAAAGAGAAAAATATATAGTATACTCGGACACACCTTATTATTCATGTCGTCCGGCATTTTACTCTCTTAAAAACTCAGGATTCATCATTAATGAATATGAAGATTTGAAAAAAGTAGACGTAGGCTACACTCGTAATTCAGCATATTTCCCCAGATTTGACACTGACTCTTCTTTAAAAAAGATTGATAAGGACTCGGAAAAGCAACTTTTGGATATGCTGACTGCCGGCCGCCTTGATGTAATTATCGGTACTGATTGTCAGGTGGACTACGAACTCAATTTACGAAATCAGCAGGGAATAATTGTGAAGCAGCCTTACATACCTGATTATAGTATTGACCTGTACATCGGCGCATCCAAGAAATCCCGATGGAACTTCAGGATGCGAGAGCTGAACAAGGTACTCCGGGAACTGAAAGAAGAAGGCGCGATAAAAGACATCGCTGATAAATACCTTAATAAAAATTAA
- a CDS encoding sirohydrochlorin cobaltochelatase: MKKAILFAAHGSKNRAASSAMGNILKMAKEAHPDIPVFSAFTSGHVLKKLREQGQKLPTVKQNLENLSAEGFTHVVVQSLHVIPGTEFTNISRLLDRIEKGEIKFEKALLGEPLLTNDQEIDEISDIILDLLEERNPQKEALILVAHGSKYSDSGNSLYDKFKEVLEAKDKNAYLGKLNSEGGIEKISDRIKDSGVKKAYLLPLLFGAGNHVKKDMAGEHKDSWMNIVASRGIETIPVAKGIGEFDVFAQRWMDKLEKAIRQLEE, translated from the coding sequence ATGAAAAAAGCCATCCTTTTCGCAGCACACGGATCAAAAAACAGAGCCGCCAGCTCAGCTATGGGCAACATATTGAAGATGGCTAAAGAGGCCCACCCGGACATTCCGGTCTTTAGTGCTTTCACTTCCGGCCACGTGCTCAAGAAACTTCGTGAACAGGGCCAAAAGCTGCCGACCGTAAAACAAAATCTTGAGAATTTATCCGCAGAAGGATTCACCCATGTAGTGGTCCAGTCGCTGCACGTTATCCCCGGGACTGAATTCACCAACATCAGCAGATTGCTGGACCGTATCGAAAAAGGTGAAATTAAATTTGAAAAAGCATTGCTCGGTGAACCGCTGCTGACCAACGATCAGGAGATTGATGAAATTTCCGATATCATTCTTGATCTGCTGGAAGAACGTAATCCGCAAAAAGAAGCACTGATCCTGGTTGCCCACGGTTCCAAATATTCCGACAGCGGCAACTCCCTGTACGACAAATTCAAGGAAGTGCTGGAAGCAAAAGATAAGAACGCCTATCTGGGTAAACTTAACTCCGAAGGGGGCATTGAAAAAATCAGTGACCGCATTAAAGATTCCGGAGTAAAAAAAGCATACCTGCTTCCCTTGCTCTTCGGAGCCGGGAACCATGTAAAGAAAGATATGGCCGGAGAGCATAAAGACTCATGGATGAACATCGTTGCTTCCCGCGGTATTGAAACAATACCAGTTGCAAAAGGAATTGGTGAATTTGATGTTTTTGCCCAGCGCTGGATGGACAAGCTTGAAAAAGCCATCAGGCAACTGGAAGAATAA
- a CDS encoding ASKHA domain-containing protein has product MEKKIIVHNHDGEVMELAPTEGLNIAQTLFLSGAFQGVPLCSGMGRCGLCKVRFESDPPEPRKEELHKFSAEEIESGWRLSCLHQARAAEIFLPKPERVVPKVSDKFSRELTEDLALAVDLGTTGMHWAFTLNGETVKSGQELNPQIGLGSEVMSRLAFAAKPEQRKILSRLVTERLQSIILETVPVKELVVSGNPSMTSILAQDEVESLSRAPYALPDKGGKRVKLDAKLPEAYIPPHLAPFVGADITAGIVALNFSEVKAQPPYLFADLGTNGEFVLCLSKEEYIVCSVPMGPALEGVGMSNGRTAGPGAVSAFTLTPLGLTPAIIKAETAEQEQKPGITGTGYLSLCSLLLKSGVLTREGQFGPGNTPFAAKLADKMTEINGTPVLDLGYEGLTLPAPDVEEILKVKAAFNLAMSALLEKSGLAPSDLKELILGGAMGQHVNINDLVATGFIPAESAAITRAAGNTSLKGAIVLTHNQEARDFASSLPARSEVLELAGSSDFGQKYLERMIFKYVY; this is encoded by the coding sequence ATGGAAAAAAAAATCATCGTGCATAACCATGACGGAGAAGTCATGGAACTCGCACCAACAGAAGGGCTGAACATTGCCCAAACCCTATTCCTGAGCGGAGCATTCCAAGGAGTGCCACTCTGTTCGGGCATGGGACGGTGCGGCCTGTGCAAGGTGCGTTTTGAATCCGATCCGCCAGAGCCGCGCAAGGAAGAGCTGCATAAGTTTTCCGCCGAAGAAATAGAATCCGGATGGAGACTATCCTGCCTGCATCAAGCAAGAGCAGCCGAAATATTTCTGCCTAAACCGGAAAGGGTCGTTCCTAAAGTTTCAGATAAATTTTCCCGCGAACTAACCGAAGATCTTGCTCTTGCTGTTGATCTCGGAACCACCGGAATGCACTGGGCTTTCACGCTTAACGGAGAAACCGTAAAATCAGGGCAAGAGCTGAATCCTCAGATCGGCCTTGGCAGTGAGGTTATGTCCCGGCTGGCCTTTGCCGCAAAACCGGAGCAGCGCAAGATTCTTTCCAGATTGGTTACCGAGCGGCTACAATCTATAATTTTAGAAACGGTCCCGGTAAAAGAGCTGGTTGTATCCGGCAACCCTTCCATGACTTCCATCCTTGCACAGGATGAGGTGGAAAGTTTAAGTCGTGCACCCTACGCCCTGCCTGACAAGGGGGGTAAACGGGTAAAACTTGACGCAAAGCTTCCTGAAGCGTACATCCCGCCACATCTGGCTCCGTTTGTTGGAGCAGATATAACCGCCGGGATCGTGGCTCTGAATTTTTCCGAAGTAAAAGCGCAGCCGCCATATCTCTTCGCTGATCTCGGCACCAACGGCGAATTCGTACTCTGCCTTTCCAAAGAGGAATACATTGTCTGCTCCGTACCTATGGGGCCGGCCCTTGAAGGAGTAGGCATGAGCAATGGTCGTACAGCCGGACCGGGGGCAGTGTCAGCTTTCACCCTGACCCCGTTAGGACTTACGCCGGCAATCATAAAAGCAGAGACTGCGGAACAAGAACAAAAGCCCGGTATCACCGGGACAGGTTACCTCTCACTATGTTCCCTGCTGCTCAAATCAGGTGTGCTGACCCGCGAAGGACAATTCGGTCCGGGAAACACACCCTTTGCCGCTAAGCTGGCTGACAAGATGACAGAAATAAACGGGACTCCGGTCCTTGATCTGGGTTACGAGGGACTTACCCTTCCGGCCCCGGATGTGGAAGAAATTTTAAAAGTAAAAGCGGCCTTCAACCTCGCAATGTCAGCCCTGCTGGAGAAATCCGGGTTGGCACCTTCCGATCTTAAAGAACTGATCCTCGGCGGGGCAATGGGGCAGCACGTAAATATAAATGATCTGGTAGCAACCGGATTCATCCCTGCGGAAAGCGCTGCAATAACCCGCGCCGCAGGCAACACCTCCCTCAAGGGAGCAATAGTTTTAACACACAATCAAGAAGCAAGGGATTTCGCCTCAAGTCTGCCCGCACGTTCCGAAGTTCTGGAACTTGCCGGAAGCAGCGATTTCGGACAGAAATACCTTGAGAGGATGATTTTCAAATATGTCTATTAA
- a CDS encoding small ribosomal subunit Rsm22 family protein, protein MSIKVSSLFPLPTKEVSKELDSYIKILQKTVPLKAKHSHELKYAIRDLSRDLTGERSNLSNDYMGDPRSLNAYLRYFLPWNLYRLARLFQGLDIKLPDNGVVVDLGAGPLTVAQALWIARPDLREKKLTFINVDRTPKPMREGSRLFEALAGEKSPWRMVNVKGGSTSKIREKAHLLVTANMVNEVSSGTRTPLPVWAEKFCLSMVHKLAPEGRILIIEPGIRRSGRVLSVIRQEFVEAGFPILGPCTHTEECPMSGEQGKAWCHFNYDSEHAPAWLQKLSAQCRLEKDNVSLSFLYVGLRKEEVEAPREGEMLIRAISESFRLDEGGFGQYGCAAQGQILLSAQGGAKTLYPGGLIGMPIPEEEKRDEKSGALIVPLPMRENDRRKREEKAGKPQQDKESRDRKPGHRKDRR, encoded by the coding sequence ATGTCTATTAAAGTAAGCTCACTTTTCCCCCTGCCGACCAAGGAAGTATCCAAAGAGTTGGATAGCTATATAAAAATTTTACAAAAAACCGTTCCCCTTAAAGCCAAACACAGCCACGAACTTAAGTACGCTATCCGCGATCTCTCCCGTGACCTGACCGGAGAACGTTCCAACCTGTCTAACGACTACATGGGCGATCCGCGCAGCCTGAACGCATACCTGCGTTACTTCCTGCCGTGGAACCTGTACCGTCTTGCCCGTCTCTTTCAGGGGCTGGATATCAAACTGCCCGACAACGGCGTGGTCGTGGACCTCGGAGCAGGCCCGCTGACAGTTGCACAGGCTTTGTGGATCGCAAGACCGGACCTGCGCGAAAAGAAACTGACCTTCATCAACGTGGACCGCACTCCCAAACCCATGCGCGAAGGCAGCCGTCTTTTCGAAGCATTGGCCGGAGAAAAATCCCCGTGGAGAATGGTTAACGTCAAAGGCGGATCCACCTCCAAAATACGCGAGAAAGCACATCTGCTGGTCACCGCCAACATGGTTAACGAAGTCTCGTCCGGCACACGCACCCCGCTTCCGGTTTGGGCGGAAAAATTCTGCCTGTCCATGGTCCACAAGCTGGCCCCGGAAGGTCGTATCCTGATTATCGAACCGGGTATCCGTCGTTCCGGCAGGGTTCTTTCCGTTATCCGTCAGGAGTTCGTGGAAGCAGGTTTCCCCATTCTCGGCCCCTGCACTCACACAGAGGAATGTCCTATGAGTGGCGAACAGGGCAAAGCATGGTGTCATTTCAACTATGATTCCGAACACGCCCCGGCATGGCTGCAAAAACTTTCAGCCCAATGCCGCCTTGAGAAGGACAATGTTAGCCTTAGCTTCCTCTATGTAGGTCTGCGGAAAGAAGAAGTAGAAGCTCCCCGTGAAGGCGAAATGCTCATCCGTGCCATATCCGAATCTTTCCGACTCGATGAAGGCGGATTCGGTCAATATGGTTGTGCGGCACAGGGACAGATTCTGCTTTCAGCACAAGGCGGAGCAAAAACCTTGTATCCCGGCGGACTTATCGGTATGCCCATTCCTGAAGAGGAAAAACGGGACGAAAAATCCGGTGCACTGATCGTGCCCCTGCCCATGCGTGAAAACGACAGACGCAAACGTGAAGAAAAGGCAGGCAAGCCGCAGCAGGATAAAGAATCACGGGACCGCAAGCCCGGACACCGCAAAGACAGAAGATAA
- the lipB gene encoding lipoyl(octanoyl) transferase LipB, producing the protein MEFIDLGLIPHGEAERIQLERLKQVMEGTAEDALYLLEHPPVVTLGRQGGLENLLISEEALKAMGAEVVQTARGGNITCHYPGQMVVYPVMRIEKRRGGIKKFFFDMEETAIRTAARFGVQAARSEGRPGVWVGPGKLCSIGIGVKKWITYHGLSFNVSSDMKLFDAITLCGLHGAHPTSLSREAGKEISTEEVKNVFREEFGKVFTDTAVAAS; encoded by the coding sequence ATGGAATTTATTGATCTTGGATTAATCCCCCACGGGGAAGCTGAAAGAATTCAACTGGAACGTTTGAAACAGGTGATGGAAGGAACTGCTGAAGATGCTCTATATTTGTTGGAGCATCCTCCAGTGGTTACTTTGGGTCGTCAAGGCGGACTGGAAAACCTGCTCATCAGCGAGGAAGCTCTCAAAGCAATGGGAGCAGAGGTAGTCCAGACCGCAAGGGGCGGCAATATCACCTGTCATTACCCCGGACAAATGGTGGTATACCCTGTCATGCGCATTGAAAAACGGCGCGGCGGAATCAAAAAATTCTTCTTTGATATGGAAGAAACAGCGATCCGCACCGCTGCCCGTTTTGGTGTGCAAGCAGCCAGAAGTGAAGGTAGGCCCGGGGTCTGGGTTGGTCCCGGCAAGCTCTGCTCCATAGGCATCGGGGTCAAGAAATGGATCACCTATCACGGCTTGTCATTCAATGTTTCCAGTGACATGAAACTTTTCGACGCCATCACCCTCTGCGGGCTGCACGGCGCACATCCCACTTCCCTTTCAAGAGAAGCGGGCAAGGAAATTTCTACCGAGGAAGTAAAAAATGTCTTCAGAGAAGAATTCGGAAAAGTATTTACGGATACCGCCGTGGCTGCGAGTTAA
- the lipA gene encoding lipoyl synthase — MSSEKNSEKYLRIPPWLRVKLPTGRTFNDTSKMLDDLDLNTVCQSAKCPNCWECFSRKVATFLIMGNNCTRDCAFCNICPGQIEPLDADEPRRVAEAVTRLGLKYAVITSVTRDDLDDGGAAHFAETIERIRTEHPECKIEVLIPDFQGNLDALKTVIAAKPDVINHNVETPPELYSEIRPQADYKQSLELIERVKQLSDIHAKSGLMVGLGETDEQVYQVIDDLAAINCDIITIGQYMRPSKAHPAVKRYVEPAVFDEYAEYGKKLNVPHMFCAPLVRSSFNAAEAFDKL; from the coding sequence ATGTCTTCAGAGAAGAATTCGGAAAAGTATTTACGGATACCGCCGTGGCTGCGAGTTAAGCTGCCTACTGGAAGAACTTTCAACGATACCAGCAAAATGCTGGATGATCTGGATCTGAACACGGTCTGCCAATCCGCAAAATGTCCCAACTGCTGGGAGTGTTTCTCCCGCAAGGTGGCTACATTCCTGATCATGGGCAATAACTGTACCCGCGACTGCGCCTTCTGTAACATCTGTCCCGGTCAGATCGAACCGCTTGATGCGGACGAACCGCGCCGTGTGGCAGAAGCAGTAACGCGTCTGGGCCTGAAATACGCTGTCATCACTTCTGTTACCCGCGATGACTTGGACGACGGTGGTGCAGCCCACTTTGCGGAAACCATCGAGCGTATCCGCACCGAGCATCCAGAATGCAAAATTGAAGTGCTCATCCCGGATTTTCAGGGCAACCTTGATGCGCTTAAGACTGTAATCGCTGCCAAGCCGGACGTGATCAACCACAACGTGGAAACACCGCCCGAGCTGTACTCGGAAATCCGCCCGCAGGCCGATTACAAACAGAGCCTCGAACTCATCGAAAGAGTCAAACAGCTGAGCGATATCCACGCCAAATCAGGACTCATGGTAGGTCTCGGCGAAACGGATGAGCAGGTCTATCAGGTTATCGACGACCTCGCAGCCATCAATTGTGACATCATCACTATCGGCCAGTATATGCGCCCTTCAAAAGCACATCCGGCAGTAAAACGTTACGTGGAACCTGCTGTTTTCGATGAATACGCCGAATACGGCAAAAAGCTCAATGTGCCGCACATGTTCTGTGCGCCGCTGGTGCGCAGCTCATTCAACGCCGCCGAAGCGTTTGACAAGCTATAA
- a CDS encoding response regulator, with the protein MIPKILFIDNDKNILDSFRATMHGLRKEWKSYFASTGQEALDKLGKAEFDIVISDTKMPDMDGSELLRKVAEIQPDTIRITLSGHSDMQSLLKSAKHTHQFLSKPCNTEVLIGTIRKMMELRPVLTDHKVREIITGLDTLPVLPDLYIEITNELNKPEPNLQKLGELVKKDPGISTTLLKVVNSSFFGFYNSVSSPARATILLGTDVLKGLILGVHFIQKLDKDTLGPYSIEKLWEHCLQTGYLAKEICAFMDKDEQTVTNCFVGGLLHDIGKFVFITEMNKKYQKVLEHVREFGGPVIDVEKKILGVSHAEVGAYLLGLWGFNEEIVEMVYYHHSLDNCGEIFTPTHAIHAADTLQHELIPHSKGYIFSELNTDKMALANLLDHVNDWRAVCNNLLETNKDEE; encoded by the coding sequence ATGATCCCGAAAATTCTCTTTATCGACAACGACAAGAATATTCTGGATAGCTTTAGAGCTACTATGCACGGCCTCCGCAAGGAATGGAAAAGCTACTTTGCCTCCACCGGACAGGAAGCACTGGACAAGCTTGGCAAGGCTGAATTCGATATTGTCATCAGCGACACGAAAATGCCGGACATGGACGGAAGTGAATTACTCCGCAAGGTTGCTGAGATACAACCGGATACTATCCGCATAACGCTGTCCGGGCATTCGGATATGCAATCATTGCTGAAATCGGCAAAGCATACTCATCAATTCTTGAGCAAGCCCTGCAATACAGAAGTCTTAATCGGAACCATCCGTAAGATGATGGAACTGCGTCCAGTTCTCACAGACCACAAAGTCAGGGAGATTATAACCGGACTTGATACTCTGCCGGTACTGCCGGATTTATACATCGAAATTACCAATGAATTAAACAAGCCGGAACCGAATCTGCAAAAACTGGGAGAACTGGTCAAAAAAGATCCGGGCATATCCACAACACTCCTTAAGGTGGTTAATTCCTCTTTCTTCGGCTTCTACAATTCCGTTTCCAGTCCTGCGCGAGCCACTATCCTGCTTGGGACCGACGTTCTCAAAGGATTGATCCTAGGGGTCCATTTCATTCAAAAACTGGATAAGGATACCCTCGGACCGTATTCCATCGAAAAACTTTGGGAGCACTGCCTGCAAACCGGTTACCTTGCTAAAGAAATCTGTGCATTTATGGATAAGGATGAGCAGACGGTTACCAATTGTTTCGTGGGGGGACTGCTACACGACATCGGTAAGTTCGTTTTTATCACCGAGATGAATAAAAAATATCAGAAAGTGCTGGAACATGTCCGTGAATTCGGCGGTCCGGTAATTGATGTGGAAAAAAAGATTCTTGGTGTAAGCCATGCGGAAGTGGGGGCATACCTGCTGGGTTTGTGGGGATTTAATGAAGAAATCGTTGAGATGGTTTACTATCACCATTCTCTTGACAACTGTGGAGAGATATTCACCCCTACGCACGCAATTCATGCCGCAGACACACTTCAACACGAACTTATACCTCACAGCAAAGGCTATATCTTTTCAGAACTGAATACAGACAAAATGGCTTTAGCAAATCTTTTAGATCACGTTAACGATTGGCGCGCTGTATGCAACAATCTGCTGGAGACAAACAAAGATGAAGAATAG
- a CDS encoding HD domain-containing phosphohydrolase yields MKNRVLFVDDEQNILDTYRALLRKRFKVDVALGPEEGIAKVKSSGPYAIVVSDLKMPKMDGITFLTKVKQLSPDTVRVMLTGHADLEAAISAVNEGSVFRFLTKPSSIDEMIRTLEAAMKQYSLVVAERELLRGTLRGSVKVLTDILSLTNPEAFGRSERVRRLAGYVGQNLNLKQTLYLDLAAMLGQLGCITLPESVLLKVFTGETLTAEEQQIYDMHPSVTAGMLSQIPRMEIVSQIILHQNDRLDDNPTMPIESRVLKACLDYDSLIQQKTDKMDAIAILRGMEGIYDNKVLDVLEKGTAGEDGYVRREIELGELKKGMILDEGLWSEDEVHLVAEGTEITETAIIRINNFSRAKKLPPRIRVLVPLKYID; encoded by the coding sequence ATGAAGAATAGAGTTCTCTTTGTAGACGATGAACAGAACATACTGGATACTTATAGAGCACTACTGCGCAAAAGATTTAAAGTAGATGTTGCACTGGGCCCTGAAGAAGGTATTGCAAAAGTTAAATCATCGGGACCTTATGCAATTGTTGTTTCCGACCTGAAAATGCCCAAAATGGACGGGATCACCTTTCTGACCAAAGTAAAGCAACTGTCCCCTGACACTGTCCGGGTAATGCTCACAGGACATGCCGATCTTGAAGCTGCTATTTCCGCAGTCAACGAAGGATCGGTATTCCGTTTCCTGACCAAGCCAAGCTCCATTGACGAAATGATCCGCACGCTTGAAGCGGCAATGAAGCAGTACTCTCTCGTAGTCGCCGAGCGGGAACTGCTTCGCGGCACTTTGCGCGGTAGTGTCAAAGTCCTTACCGACATTCTGTCATTAACCAACCCGGAAGCCTTTGGGCGAAGCGAAAGAGTGCGACGCCTTGCCGGATACGTAGGACAGAACTTAAACCTGAAACAGACCCTGTACCTGGACCTTGCGGCCATGCTGGGGCAATTGGGCTGCATTACCCTCCCGGAATCTGTGCTTTTAAAAGTGTTCACAGGGGAAACTCTCACTGCAGAAGAGCAGCAAATTTATGACATGCATCCATCTGTTACTGCGGGCATGCTTTCCCAGATTCCGCGGATGGAAATCGTTTCTCAAATCATCCTGCACCAGAATGACCGACTGGACGATAATCCGACCATGCCGATTGAATCACGGGTATTGAAAGCCTGTCTGGATTACGATTCACTCATCCAGCAAAAAACAGATAAAATGGACGCAATCGCCATTTTACGTGGCATGGAAGGGATTTACGACAACAAGGTTTTAGATGTTCTTGAAAAAGGAACTGCCGGGGAAGATGGCTATGTGCGCCGGGAAATTGAACTGGGAGAACTCAAAAAAGGAATGATTTTGGATGAAGGCCTCTGGAGCGAAGATGAGGTACATCTGGTTGCCGAAGGAACGGAGATAACTGAAACCGCAATCATCAGGATTAACAACTTCAGTCGAGCTAAAAAACTCCCACCCAGAATCCGGGTTCTTGTTCCGCTTAAATATATTGACTAG